One stretch of Leptospira hartskeerlii DNA includes these proteins:
- a CDS encoding HEAT repeat domain-containing protein, with the protein MFSLLNFRFLFPGLLLMAALAVWFSPVFAQTPEDTNNTSDVGNSSSETEDPSSSDDQETNKKKPKKPVLDPESKRYNDLLKTGLLKVFEAEATYNYARLKHFGLTHPIPRVRAAAALALGRLKSPVGVKILHKMIDRDGEWVRQAAYKGLADIGSRSSLDYFYIGAKSSDREIRVASFRGMGKTLDPGAREVLLKKGLKSDDKEIVKATLLGLGYYQVPEDLRIFIDYLNSEDEEFQKAAVEALGRHKTRTSMKILEDSFKDKTNLRNQILDTLTEQKNSFAIFALLRILNANADSESIVNEISARLYKLKAVGKYMTIISDNTPLLREPYVGAPKIRDLEAGEVGKVISKHSVAYIIPIEGQRIEDFYYKVLVNTKYKDAFTETVQGWVFGKYIQIRTISMPKEEKEKKKKPKRPSILDDMETSEPAPNTQTENPN; encoded by the coding sequence ATGTTTTCCCTATTGAATTTCAGATTTTTATTTCCAGGCTTATTATTGATGGCCGCCCTTGCAGTCTGGTTTTCACCCGTTTTCGCTCAAACTCCTGAAGATACTAATAATACTTCCGATGTAGGAAATAGTTCTTCGGAGACCGAGGATCCTTCTTCTTCCGACGACCAAGAAACTAATAAGAAAAAACCTAAAAAGCCCGTCTTGGATCCTGAATCCAAACGTTATAATGATCTTTTAAAAACAGGTTTATTGAAGGTTTTTGAAGCTGAAGCTACATACAATTATGCCAGATTAAAGCATTTCGGACTGACCCATCCAATTCCAAGAGTTAGGGCAGCAGCAGCTTTGGCTTTGGGAAGATTGAAAAGCCCGGTAGGAGTTAAGATCCTTCATAAGATGATAGATCGTGATGGAGAATGGGTACGTCAGGCGGCATATAAGGGACTCGCAGACATAGGTTCCAGAAGTTCATTAGATTATTTTTATATAGGCGCTAAGTCATCGGACAGGGAGATCAGAGTAGCTTCTTTCCGGGGAATGGGTAAAACATTAGATCCTGGTGCAAGGGAAGTTCTATTAAAAAAAGGTCTTAAATCCGATGATAAGGAAATCGTAAAGGCAACTCTTTTAGGTCTCGGGTATTACCAAGTTCCTGAAGACCTTCGCATATTTATAGATTATCTGAATTCAGAAGACGAAGAATTCCAAAAAGCTGCAGTGGAAGCTCTGGGAAGGCATAAGACCAGGACTTCCATGAAAATTTTGGAGGATTCTTTCAAAGATAAGACGAATTTGAGAAATCAGATCCTAGATACTTTGACAGAACAGAAAAATTCGTTTGCGATCTTTGCATTATTAAGAATTTTGAATGCTAATGCTGATTCGGAAAGTATAGTAAACGAGATCAGCGCTAGACTGTATAAGCTAAAAGCTGTCGGAAAATATATGACTATTATTTCCGATAATACTCCTCTCTTAAGAGAGCCTTATGTAGGAGCACCTAAAATCCGTGATTTGGAAGCCGGGGAAGTAGGTAAGGTAATCAGTAAACACTCGGTAGCATATATTATTCCGATCGAAGGCCAGAGGATTGAAGACTTTTATTATAAGGTTTTGGTAAATACCAAATATAAGGACGCATTTACTGAAACAGTCCAAGGTTGGGTATTTGGAAAATATATCCAAATCAGAACTATTTCCATGCCTAAGGAAGAAAAAGAAAAGAAGAAGAAACCGAAAAGGCCTTCTATCCTGGATGATATGGAAACTTCCGAGCCGGCTCCTAATACACAAACAGAAAATCCGAATTAA
- a CDS encoding inositol monophosphatase family protein, protein MTDLSKILSVFKFASKSAGIEILKLFGKESEFDLKDPMQVLTQADLDSHRVLEEILKKEFPGVPLVMEEQNNSEPLPKTFIVCDELDGTTLFSRGIKEFSVILSYVENGSPKVGCIYFPALDTYLTSQRGEGTFINDRKILLKQGGSLDRSVLSLEINNTFQDEDYRWITSASKNTLATRALAATGAGFLELLEGKTDLFMNLSGAKIWDFAAGVLALEEAGGVALDKAGDPLKWDKIHMSALLSRDPDFLKEVYRLKP, encoded by the coding sequence ATGACCGATCTTTCTAAAATTTTATCCGTTTTCAAATTTGCATCTAAATCTGCCGGAATAGAGATCTTAAAATTATTCGGAAAAGAATCCGAATTCGATCTGAAAGATCCGATGCAGGTTTTAACCCAAGCAGACTTGGATTCCCATCGAGTTCTAGAGGAAATTCTCAAAAAAGAATTTCCCGGAGTTCCTTTAGTAATGGAAGAGCAGAATAATTCGGAACCTCTTCCTAAAACTTTTATCGTATGCGACGAGTTAGACGGAACGACTTTGTTTTCCAGAGGTATCAAAGAGTTCAGCGTAATTTTATCTTATGTGGAAAATGGATCTCCAAAAGTAGGATGTATTTATTTTCCAGCCTTGGATACTTATCTTACCTCGCAGAGAGGAGAAGGCACTTTTATCAATGATAGAAAGATCCTGCTGAAACAAGGAGGAAGTCTGGATCGTTCCGTTCTTTCGCTTGAGATCAATAATACTTTCCAAGACGAGGACTATCGTTGGATAACAAGCGCCAGTAAAAATACTTTAGCGACTCGTGCGCTAGCCGCCACCGGTGCAGGATTTTTAGAATTATTAGAAGGCAAGACGGATCTATTCATGAACTTAAGCGGAGCCAAGATCTGGGACTTTGCTGCCGGAGTTCTTGCGCTGGAAGAAGCAGGCGGGGTCGCTCTGGATAAAGCGGGAGATCCTTTAAAATGGGATAAGATCCACATGTCTGCCTTATTAAGTAGAGATCCGGATTTTCTAAAAGAAGTTTACCGACTGAAACCTTAG
- a CDS encoding MgtC/SapB family protein, whose product MQEFLTILDSKTIDTITVSIRVALIILFAGAVGWNREGKNHGAGFRTHILIGLASTVLMLLSIFIPEFYSVVGGDPSRIAAQVVSGVGFLCAGAIMKFGLTVKGLNTAASIWIVSAIGLLVGAGLYYAGFLTTVATLIILVLFDLVEERYFGKYEYKVLILDLKQKKFHRKGFKELLLRNKLRLVSESFMQDYQTKNAQIKLTIAMPRDFEILKIVDEFRNLADVIKISIEST is encoded by the coding sequence ATGCAGGAATTTCTAACCATTTTGGATTCTAAAACGATCGATACCATCACGGTAAGCATTCGGGTGGCTTTGATCATTCTTTTTGCTGGCGCGGTAGGCTGGAACAGAGAAGGCAAAAATCACGGGGCCGGTTTTAGGACCCATATTTTGATCGGTCTTGCTTCTACTGTCTTGATGTTATTATCCATTTTTATTCCGGAATTTTATTCAGTAGTGGGCGGAGATCCTTCTAGGATTGCTGCTCAGGTGGTTTCCGGAGTCGGTTTTTTATGCGCGGGTGCAATCATGAAATTCGGACTGACTGTGAAAGGATTGAATACTGCCGCTTCTATCTGGATTGTATCTGCGATCGGTTTGCTTGTTGGTGCAGGTTTATACTATGCAGGATTTTTAACCACCGTTGCTACTTTGATCATTCTAGTCCTATTCGATTTGGTGGAAGAAAGGTATTTTGGAAAATACGAATATAAGGTTTTGATCCTGGACCTGAAACAGAAAAAATTTCATCGAAAAGGGTTTAAAGAATTATTATTAAGAAATAAGTTAAGATTGGTTTCAGAATCTTTTATGCAAGATTATCAAACTAAGAACGCCCAGATCAAACTTACGATCGCTATGCCTCGAGATTTTGAGATTCTAAAGATTGTGGACGAATTCAGAAATTTAGCGGATGTCATAAAAATCAGTATCGAATCGACTTAA
- a CDS encoding STAS domain-containing protein codes for MANLTFNEKVDGSKLILTVAGEIDAKTAPDLKIKLEAAVGNGIKTIICDCSALTYIASAGIGVLNSIQKFLKEKSGEIVFCSLKKEVKDTMELMYFTKKVRVFPSLNDALGGV; via the coding sequence ATGGCGAACCTGACATTTAACGAAAAAGTGGACGGAAGTAAATTGATCCTCACAGTCGCAGGAGAGATCGATGCTAAAACTGCTCCGGATCTAAAAATCAAATTGGAAGCGGCAGTAGGAAACGGGATCAAAACGATCATCTGCGATTGTTCCGCCCTTACTTATATCGCTTCTGCAGGGATAGGTGTTTTGAACTCCATCCAAAAATTTCTGAAGGAAAAATCGGGCGAGATCGTTTTTTGCAGCCTTAAAAAGGAAGTAAAGGATACGATGGAACTGATGTATTTCACCAAAAAGGTGAGAGTATTTCCTTCTTTAAATGACGCGTTAGGCGGGGTTTGA
- a CDS encoding ATP-binding protein, with protein MDSSPEKILYYSVDLDELSKIRGEVREFLGEECSDIVKGRIVFCLDEAMTNVIEHGFTEPDSSKIELRMKKNKGSWKFSILDQGIPFDPTKEKSETWKELYESGADGGFGLRSIKKIMVVRYQRLKNPSRNKLTLIHTR; from the coding sequence ATGGATTCCTCTCCGGAAAAAATCCTATATTACTCCGTCGATCTGGATGAACTTTCTAAAATTCGGGGAGAGGTCCGCGAATTTTTAGGAGAAGAATGTTCGGATATAGTAAAGGGCAGGATCGTATTCTGTCTAGATGAAGCTATGACTAATGTAATAGAACATGGGTTTACGGAACCGGACTCTTCTAAAATTGAATTAAGAATGAAAAAGAACAAAGGAAGCTGGAAGTTCTCCATCCTGGACCAAGGTATTCCTTTCGATCCCACCAAAGAAAAAAGCGAAACCTGGAAGGAATTATATGAAAGCGGGGCTGACGGAGGTTTCGGATTACGTTCCATTAAAAAGATAATGGTCGTACGTTACCAACGTCTCAAAAATCCTTCGCGCAACAAACTCACTCTGATCCATACGAGATAA
- a CDS encoding PP2C family protein-serine/threonine phosphatase, which translates to MIKNKFLRAVLPGIRAKLSFFTAALVISILGFTSIIHYSQQTKALEEKLESELKAPLEYVNSVVLDLENLSRSMILIEEFKVRVKEKKKQLSKFKRTVVQKEGGFFGALKALGQSIGLNVKRGNVYKSVDTYFTRYLSEKEIQEFESKVRNELRKENGAPIDAPVYEKIRSIAEKTALARISAETSKIRIEEITEEVKFLDAELAKPDLDPKKKKAYLTDKDKLEKERKAAEKAIPDGEKRAASGETALTKALQNFFRGSFKDRISSLGLLPDKIRILAYDRVGKETLDTGLLFSQSSETGKKLLTQTDFTESRKGLFGDTDVLEVIQNKSEPESYEVGGRQYEVVYRPVFRNPSTAERSRSMAEEIAENPKDWAKYIEEDRKISAEIAEISQRLKARMSELRKDGKAKPSSDKEFKNLALAYRQMLKKRDTKLEQLQPYGSVFEKNEKKWNDDHKSLKDKIANTSKEILEWEKMLKFPPKEGENKTSPEEIQEKIRVLESQGEEYKDSLIRLESTKGDWGNSYEHKAEDAFFGLREAALEDFTFIPFKTGPAGIRRYYKDENERKSVKIKWRLLREWVLSGNSETELPKTPKGIAWDSGILVRSRSEAEEVMWALDSTPLVAPGEEEGKGLVYDLLRKDLLGYNIILIDRTEGIRQMKSNREEMIRYTGIIGTIAILLAYGLAWFVVRRIRVISKNAESIGEGNLNVEFPPAGYDEIGVLSESLNDMVHGLKEREEMKGELLAAEEIQKRLLPEKLPSSLNDYVEFGAFYKAMTGVGGDYYDFIELGGGKIAICIGDVSNHGVGPAIVMALFRAQIRAILRKGERDLKKILLEANGYLYEDTPDHIFITFFLAIFDSNTSRLEYISAGHMKPLFFDASDGKIKELPAGGLPIGMDENSFFETTIERRALTLDSGDVFFEYTDGLDEARSPNSDMYSRERLAKLLHANGEKRPEELIKVIVTDVESHTQQDLSATGFSKLSDDIAMIAIRKR; encoded by the coding sequence ATGATTAAAAATAAATTCTTAAGAGCGGTTCTTCCTGGCATCCGGGCAAAACTTTCTTTTTTTACGGCCGCATTGGTCATCTCTATATTAGGTTTTACTTCTATAATACATTATTCCCAGCAGACAAAAGCTTTAGAAGAGAAGTTAGAGTCAGAGCTAAAGGCTCCTTTGGAATATGTGAACTCGGTCGTTTTGGATCTTGAGAATCTGAGCCGAAGTATGATCCTGATAGAAGAATTCAAGGTCAGAGTAAAAGAGAAGAAGAAACAACTCAGTAAGTTCAAAAGGACAGTTGTCCAAAAGGAAGGCGGGTTCTTCGGAGCATTAAAAGCTCTCGGCCAATCCATCGGTTTGAACGTTAAAAGGGGAAATGTTTATAAATCTGTAGATACTTATTTTACAAGATATCTTTCTGAAAAAGAGATCCAAGAATTCGAATCCAAGGTTCGTAACGAATTAAGAAAAGAGAATGGAGCTCCGATTGACGCTCCAGTTTATGAAAAGATCAGATCCATTGCGGAAAAAACAGCTCTTGCCAGGATCAGTGCAGAAACTTCTAAGATCAGAATAGAAGAAATTACGGAAGAAGTTAAATTTTTAGATGCGGAACTGGCAAAGCCTGATTTAGACCCTAAAAAGAAAAAAGCTTATCTTACAGATAAGGATAAATTGGAGAAGGAACGAAAGGCTGCAGAAAAAGCGATCCCGGATGGTGAGAAAAGGGCTGCATCAGGAGAGACTGCGTTAACAAAAGCGCTCCAGAATTTTTTCAGAGGATCTTTTAAAGATCGGATTTCTTCTTTGGGACTTCTTCCGGATAAAATTAGAATTTTAGCATATGATAGAGTCGGTAAAGAAACCTTGGATACGGGTTTACTATTCTCTCAAAGTTCGGAGACAGGAAAAAAATTACTTACCCAGACTGATTTTACTGAAAGCCGCAAGGGTCTTTTTGGAGACACGGATGTATTGGAAGTTATCCAAAACAAATCCGAACCGGAAAGTTATGAAGTAGGCGGAAGACAATACGAAGTAGTATATCGTCCTGTTTTCAGGAATCCAAGTACAGCGGAAAGATCCAGATCCATGGCAGAAGAGATCGCGGAAAATCCAAAAGATTGGGCAAAGTATATAGAGGAAGATCGGAAAATTTCCGCAGAGATTGCGGAGATCTCCCAGAGATTAAAAGCGCGAATGTCGGAACTCCGCAAGGACGGAAAGGCTAAACCTTCTTCAGATAAAGAATTTAAAAATCTCGCTCTGGCTTATAGACAGATGCTTAAAAAAAGAGACACTAAGTTAGAGCAACTTCAGCCTTACGGTTCTGTATTTGAGAAGAATGAGAAAAAATGGAATGATGACCATAAATCTCTAAAAGACAAGATCGCAAACACTTCTAAAGAAATTCTCGAATGGGAGAAGATGTTGAAATTCCCTCCTAAAGAAGGAGAGAATAAAACTTCTCCGGAAGAGATCCAAGAAAAGATCCGAGTCTTAGAATCTCAGGGAGAAGAATATAAGGATTCTTTAATCCGTTTAGAATCTACTAAAGGCGACTGGGGAAACTCCTATGAGCATAAAGCGGAAGACGCATTTTTCGGTTTGAGGGAAGCTGCACTTGAAGATTTCACTTTTATTCCTTTTAAAACGGGGCCTGCAGGTATCAGAAGATATTATAAGGACGAAAATGAAAGAAAGTCCGTTAAGATCAAATGGAGACTTTTGAGAGAATGGGTCCTTTCCGGAAATTCCGAAACGGAACTTCCCAAAACTCCTAAGGGCATTGCTTGGGATTCGGGAATTCTAGTCCGGAGCAGAAGCGAGGCAGAAGAAGTAATGTGGGCCTTGGATTCTACTCCTCTTGTGGCACCTGGAGAAGAAGAAGGTAAAGGACTCGTTTATGACCTTCTCCGCAAAGACTTATTAGGATATAATATTATTCTAATAGATAGGACCGAAGGTATTCGCCAAATGAAATCCAATCGAGAAGAGATGATCCGATACACCGGTATAATCGGGACCATCGCAATTCTTTTAGCTTACGGTTTGGCTTGGTTTGTAGTCCGCAGGATCAGGGTTATCAGTAAAAACGCTGAATCAATTGGAGAAGGTAATCTGAATGTGGAATTTCCTCCTGCAGGGTATGACGAGATCGGCGTCTTAAGCGAATCACTAAACGACATGGTTCATGGTTTGAAGGAAAGAGAAGAGATGAAGGGAGAACTTCTGGCCGCAGAAGAGATCCAAAAACGACTTCTTCCTGAAAAACTTCCTTCTAGCTTAAATGACTACGTAGAATTCGGAGCATTTTATAAGGCTATGACCGGGGTAGGCGGGGATTATTACGATTTTATTGAATTAGGTGGAGGAAAGATTGCGATCTGTATCGGCGATGTTTCCAACCACGGAGTAGGTCCCGCGATCGTGATGGCTCTTTTCAGGGCTCAGATCCGTGCAATTCTTCGAAAGGGAGAAAGAGATCTTAAGAAGATCTTACTCGAAGCAAATGGGTATTTATATGAAGATACTCCTGATCATATTTTTATCACATTCTTCTTAGCGATCTTTGATTCTAACACTTCCAGATTGGAATATATTTCTGCAGGCCATATGAAACCTTTATTCTTTGATGCTTCCGACGGAAAGATCAAAGAACTTCCTGCAGGTGGTCTGCCTATCGGTATGGATGAAAATTCTTTCTTTGAAACTACAATAGAAAGAAGGGCTTTAACCTTGGATTCTGGAGATGTTTTCTTTGAATATACAGATGGGTTAGACGAAGCAAGAAGTCCTAACTCTGACATGTATAGTCGAGAAAGACTTGCAAAACTTTTGCATGCGAATGGAGAAAAACGTCCGGAAGAGTTGATCAAGGTCATCGTTACGGATGTGGAATCTCATACGCAACAAGATTTAAGTGCAACGGGGTTTTCTAAACTTTCTGACGATATTGCGATGATCGCGATCCGAAAAAGATAG